The following coding sequences lie in one Bacteroidia bacterium genomic window:
- a CDS encoding DUF2279 domain-containing protein, whose product MYFFSGVTAVTYTGTMLMLNELWYKNYSHSSFHFFNDSKEWLQMDKSGHAYSTYYLSSALISGFEWSGFRHNKSVVIGSGIAFIAMSGIEVFDGYSSKWGASLSDLSANFGGSVLYASQELLFKKQICRLKFSYHPTNWPVYRPDALGENDFQSVIKDYNGQTYWLSCNLKSITGINKMPGWLNISLGYSGESMLGGNDNNDITIEAVIPPPDRYCQYYLSLDADLTQIKVKSKVLKSVFKALNCLKVPFPALVYEQNKLKFSSLYF is encoded by the coding sequence TTGTATTTTTTCTCTGGAGTTACAGCAGTAACATACACAGGAACTATGTTAATGTTAAATGAGCTATGGTATAAGAATTATTCTCATAGTTCGTTTCATTTTTTTAATGATAGTAAGGAATGGCTTCAAATGGATAAATCTGGTCATGCTTATTCTACATATTATTTGAGTTCGGCATTGATAAGTGGATTTGAATGGAGTGGTTTTAGACATAATAAATCTGTTGTTATAGGATCAGGTATTGCTTTTATTGCAATGTCGGGTATTGAAGTCTTTGATGGCTATTCTTCGAAATGGGGGGCTTCGTTAAGTGATTTATCTGCTAATTTTGGTGGGAGTGTACTTTATGCAAGTCAGGAATTATTATTTAAGAAACAAATTTGTCGTTTAAAATTTTCATACCACCCAACAAATTGGCCTGTATATAGACCAGATGCGCTTGGCGAAAATGATTTTCAATCTGTTATAAAAGATTATAACGGACAAACTTACTGGCTTTCTTGTAATTTAAAATCAATTACCGGAATTAATAAAATGCCGGGTTGGTTAAATATTTCTTTAGGTTATAGTGGTGAATCTATGCTTGGAGGTAATGATAATAATGATATAACCATAGAGGCAGTAATTCCTCCACCTGATCGTTATTGCCAGTATTATTTGTCGCTTGATGCAGATTTAACTCAGATTAAAGTAAAAAGTAAAGTTTTAAAATCAGTTTTTAAGGCTTTAAATTGTCTTAAAGTTCCTTTTCCTGCTTTAGTTTATGAGCAAAATAAATTGAAATTTAGTTCACTTTATTTTTAA
- a CDS encoding ABC transporter ATP-binding protein, with protein MTTNIKTTISAKDLVTGYKTGKKFKTIPSFALNFEAKSGELIALIGSNGSGKTTLLRTIAGLHPSKSGELNICDLSPMKANRLDFAKSLSIATTELLKVAYTSVNEFVTLGRFPYSNFFGKLSAEDMHIVNLAIEETGIASKRNEQMNCLSDGERQRAVIARTLAQDTKVILFDEPTAFLDIKNKVEILNLLKSLTLKFGKTIIFSTHDLSLALHLADKIWLISSEKMISKIPEQVIFDGDLANEFDSDFLHIDKNSGNLTFIEKYSLNIGLSGNSSLFNVTSNALKRIGFNVVSNKSESLNVIIDENEKLSLWKLSNQNNTLVFNNLEDLISHLKFIKLKK; from the coding sequence ATGACAACAAATATCAAAACTACTATATCTGCAAAAGATCTGGTTACTGGATATAAAACCGGAAAAAAATTTAAAACAATTCCATCATTTGCATTAAATTTTGAAGCAAAATCAGGAGAGCTAATAGCATTAATAGGATCAAATGGCTCAGGAAAAACTACTCTTCTAAGAACCATTGCAGGATTACATCCAAGTAAAAGCGGTGAGTTAAATATTTGTGACTTGTCGCCAATGAAAGCAAATAGATTGGATTTTGCAAAGTCATTATCAATAGCTACTACGGAACTCTTAAAAGTTGCATATACTTCAGTTAATGAGTTTGTAACATTAGGCAGATTCCCATATTCTAATTTTTTTGGAAAACTTAGTGCTGAAGATATGCACATTGTTAATTTAGCTATTGAGGAAACAGGTATAGCATCAAAACGAAATGAGCAGATGAATTGTTTGAGTGATGGTGAGCGCCAGAGAGCTGTTATTGCCAGAACACTTGCTCAGGATACTAAGGTTATTTTATTTGATGAGCCTACTGCATTTCTGGATATTAAAAATAAAGTCGAAATTCTTAATCTGCTAAAATCACTTACTTTAAAGTTTGGTAAAACTATAATTTTTTCAACTCATGATTTATCTTTAGCATTACACCTTGCTGATAAAATATGGCTTATTTCTTCTGAAAAAATGATTAGTAAAATTCCCGAACAAGTAATTTTTGACGGGGATTTGGCAAATGAATTTGATTCTGATTTTTTACATATTGATAAAAATTCAGGAAATTTAACTTTTATAGAAAAATATTCTTTAAATATTGGATTATCAGGGAATAGCTCTCTTTTTAATGTAACTTCAAATGCATTAAAAAGAATTGGTTTTAATGTAGTAAGTAACAAATCTGAAAGTTTAAACGTTATAATCGATGAAAATGAGAAATTAAGTTTATGGAAGTTAAGTAATCAAAACAATACTTTGGTTTTTAATAATCTTGAAGATTTAATATCGCATTTAAAATTCATAAAACTTAAAAAATAA
- a CDS encoding iron ABC transporter permease: MNLLKKNNKAFILIVSIIIVIILVFIDLINGPVRISISEVLKLFYNCGSSNDNFSTIFFDIRLPRVLTAIVAGLSLSVSGLLMQTLFRNPLAGPYVLGVSSGAGLGVAFMVMGFSAFGLNFVELMGSGGTILAACIGSGLFMLLIFAVSLKIRDVMTLLITGMLLGSAAGAIINVFQFAGSDQSLKLFVIWTMGSLGSTTWPQLELMSVVVLIGVVISLFLAYPLNVWLLGDENARASGVNISRVRNILLISTTLLAGSITAFCGPLAFVGIAAPHIARMISKTSDHRFLIPFSGIVGIAMLLTADILTQIPGSGFVLPINSTTSLLGVPIVLWIVLKGKKMWL; the protein is encoded by the coding sequence ATGAATTTATTAAAAAAAAATAACAAAGCTTTTATACTAATTGTTTCAATAATAATTGTCATAATACTTGTATTTATTGATTTGATTAATGGTCCTGTAAGGATTAGTATTAGTGAGGTGTTAAAATTATTTTATAATTGTGGTAGTTCAAATGATAATTTTTCGACAATTTTTTTTGATATTCGTTTACCAAGAGTGTTAACAGCAATTGTAGCCGGATTGTCTTTGTCTGTAAGTGGTTTGTTAATGCAAACTTTGTTTCGTAATCCACTTGCAGGACCATATGTTCTTGGGGTAAGTTCTGGTGCTGGACTTGGTGTAGCTTTTATGGTTATGGGTTTCTCAGCATTTGGGTTGAACTTTGTTGAGTTAATGGGAAGTGGCGGAACTATCCTTGCTGCTTGTATCGGTTCTGGTTTATTTATGTTGCTGATATTTGCAGTTTCATTAAAAATAAGAGATGTTATGACATTACTTATAACCGGAATGTTATTGGGTTCTGCTGCTGGTGCAATTATAAATGTTTTTCAGTTTGCAGGTTCTGATCAATCTCTTAAGCTATTTGTGATATGGACAATGGGTAGTCTTGGAAGTACAACATGGCCGCAGCTTGAACTAATGTCCGTTGTGGTTTTAATTGGAGTAGTAATTTCTTTATTTCTTGCATATCCATTAAATGTATGGTTATTAGGCGATGAAAATGCGAGAGCTTCAGGAGTAAATATTTCAAGAGTTAGAAATATATTGTTAATATCAACTACACTTTTAGCAGGTAGTATAACAGCTTTTTGCGGACCTCTTGCATTTGTAGGTATTGCAGCTCCTCATATTGCCAGGATGATTTCAAAAACATCTGATCATCGTTTTTTAATTCCGTTTAGCGGAATTGTTGGAATTGCAATGCTTCTAACAGCAGATATTCTTACTCAAATACCCGGATCAGGTTTTGTTCTTCCTATAAATTCAACAACATCGCTGTTAGGTGTTCCTATTGTATTGTGGATAGTCTTAAAAGGTAAAAAAATGTGGTTATGA
- a CDS encoding ABC transporter substrate-binding protein, with the protein MLYIYLWRILFLFVITVLISCEPQNIINQNKDYFIDSFKIKLKYAKHLDFSISDSVIAVRVYNPWQSAKDKSFNYLFSINKSKKNDFINIPVKRVICLSTSHIGFITALNKQMNIIGVSGAQFVYDSLTQLLIKQGKIVDVGYEQSLNYELILSLKPDVIIAYGVESKNVGYVTKLEELGLPVVFVAEYLEETPLAKAEWIKFFGILFNMKQNSDSLFSVIDSNYNNIKNIASKYLEKPKVYAGLPWKDTWYIAGGKSNLSCLISDAGADYIWKDNNSKESFPLNLELVFDKVSKADFWINSGSATSLNEINVTDSRLSQLKSFKNKTVYNNIAISNSFGGNDYWESGVVNPHIILKDIVKIFHPKAFPDYKIHYYKKLE; encoded by the coding sequence ATGTTATATATTTATTTATGGCGAATATTATTCTTATTTGTTATAACTGTTTTAATTTCTTGTGAACCACAAAATATAATAAATCAGAATAAAGATTACTTTATTGATTCCTTTAAGATAAAGTTAAAGTATGCAAAGCATTTGGATTTTTCAATATCAGATTCTGTAATTGCTGTTAGGGTTTATAATCCATGGCAATCTGCAAAAGATAAATCGTTTAATTATTTGTTTTCAATTAATAAAAGTAAAAAGAATGATTTTATTAATATACCTGTAAAACGAGTTATCTGTCTTTCAACATCACATATAGGTTTTATTACTGCACTAAATAAACAAATGAATATTATTGGTGTTTCAGGAGCACAGTTCGTTTATGATAGTCTAACTCAACTTTTAATAAAACAAGGTAAAATTGTAGATGTTGGTTATGAACAGAGTTTGAATTATGAACTAATATTATCTTTAAAACCTGATGTTATTATTGCTTATGGTGTAGAAAGTAAAAATGTGGGATATGTAACAAAGCTTGAAGAGCTTGGATTACCTGTAGTTTTTGTTGCAGAATATTTAGAGGAAACTCCTTTAGCAAAAGCAGAATGGATAAAGTTTTTTGGTATACTATTTAATATGAAACAAAATTCAGATTCGTTATTTTCTGTTATTGATAGTAATTATAACAATATAAAGAATATTGCATCGAAATATTTAGAAAAACCAAAGGTATATGCTGGATTACCATGGAAAGATACATGGTACATTGCAGGTGGGAAGAGTAATCTTTCATGTCTTATAAGCGATGCAGGGGCTGATTATATATGGAAAGATAATAACTCTAAAGAAAGCTTTCCATTAAATCTTGAATTGGTGTTTGATAAAGTTTCTAAAGCTGATTTCTGGATAAATTCAGGTTCGGCAACTTCATTAAATGAAATAAATGTAACTGATTCACGACTTTCTCAATTAAAATCATTTAAAAATAAAACAGTTTATAACAATATAGCAATAAGTAATTCTTTTGGTGGTAACGATTATTGGGAATCAGGGGTTGTAAATCCACATATAATATTAAAGGATATTGTTAAAATTTTTCATCCAAAAGCATTTCCTGATTATAAAATTCATTATTATAAAAAGCTTGAATAA
- a CDS encoding acyl-CoA thioesterase — translation MLSYITEIRVRYGETDKMGVVYYGTYPLYLEVARTDLMRKHGIVYRDMEENGIQMPVVHLECTYIKPAFYDDIIKINTIIKDIAGSKIIFDYELYNKDNQIINKASTTLIFVNSITGKPCRPPANILDKFKEIV, via the coding sequence ATGCTTTCGTACATTACTGAAATTAGAGTTAGATATGGTGAAACAGATAAAATGGGAGTAGTTTACTATGGTACCTATCCATTATACCTTGAGGTAGCCAGAACCGATTTAATGAGAAAACATGGAATTGTTTATCGTGATATGGAGGAAAATGGTATTCAGATGCCAGTTGTTCATTTAGAATGTACTTATATTAAGCCTGCATTTTATGATGATATAATTAAAATAAATACAATAATTAAAGACATAGCCGGTAGTAAAATAATTTTCGATTACGAATTGTATAATAAAGATAACCAGATAATAAACAAGGCTAGTACTACTTTAATATTTGTTAATTCAATTACAGGAAAGCCTTGCAGGCCACCTGCAAATATTTTAGATAAATTTAAAGAGATTGTTTAG